A genomic region of Brienomyrus brachyistius isolate T26 chromosome 6, BBRACH_0.4, whole genome shotgun sequence contains the following coding sequences:
- the LOC125744841 gene encoding taste receptor type 1 member 1 yields MTPQASSLLVQLAFCSICRTHALLTDSPPHCELETPGDYIIAGLFPLHSLTYASSLPDLSDCQQGKMNKHGYHLMQAMRFAISEINNGTKDGSLLPNVTLGYRTYDTCSLRASTLVTFALLEEQYRRDMGQETRQDTPAIAVIGPDSSSYTFLPAAALGVYMLPEISYEASDKMLSNNLLYPAFFRTIPSDKNQVNAMIQLLVRFNWTWIALLGSNNDYGQQGMQSLQEEAANYGICIAYQAVIPTCTDATRPQIQQMVSKIVQTQVNTIVVFSSKTIASFFFMEVIEQKVTGKVWIGTEDWSVATRISSIPGISTIGSVIGISLQSVKMPGFKEFEDFSMATSNQYDKDYTATGCSGLSDVPCVQNTILSKFASIDLSQDVYDISSSFNVYKAVYALAHALHLLLDCDSGKCQKVQAKPWQLLQKLKQVRFLVDNTTMYFDENGDPPTGYDIVTWDWTEGKWSVKIVGEYSPGPPNLTVNISQIYWNTNDRSKVPKSICSPECRLGYMKILSGQHSCCFDCQPCPEATFLNKSDPTTCQPCALDEWAPPESAECLSRTIILLHWKDPLSLSLLLLLGLTILMTLGTIVTFLLHLDTPVVRSAGGRTCLAMLLSLLGAAGSSLCHFGHPSHVSCLFKQSLFNLSITVCLSCIAVRSFQVLCIFKLSSKLPRAYDTWSRNGGPQATILLISVAELFIFLLHMFLDTPKPSRDYDFYPDSVILECSNLLSAWSSAGVSFMVVLCILCFCFSYMGKELPANYSEAKCITFSLMIYILSWICVFTMYSVDRSEYFMALHVMAIQASVLGILSGYFLPKVYIILLKPQMNTTAHFQNCIQMYTMSKE; encoded by the exons ATGACTCCGCAGGCATCCTCCCTCCTTGTGCAGCTGGCATTCTGCTCCATCTGCAGGACCCACGCTCTGCTCACGGACAGCCCCCCCCACTGCGAACTCGAGACTCCGGGGGACTATATCATCGCCGGGCTGTTTCCGCTGCACAGTCTAACCTACGCCTCCAGCTTGCCTGATCTCTCTGATTGCCAGCA GGGCAagatgaacaaacatggctaTCATTTAATGCAAGCTATGAGGTTCGCCATCAGCGAGATAAACAATGGCACCAAAGACGGGTCCTTGCTGCCCAACGTCACTCTGGGATACCGGACCTACGACACCTGCTCGCTGCGGGCGAGTACGCTGGTCACCTTTGCCTTGCTGGAGGAGCAGTACAGGCGAGACATGGGCCaggagacaaggcaggacacccCGGCCATCGCTGTCATCGGTCCGGACAGCAGCAGCTATACCTTCCTCCCGGCTGCTGCCctgggggtctacatgctgcctGAG ATCTCGTATGAAGCTTCAGACAAAATGCTGAGTAATAATCTATTATATCCAGCGTTCTTCCGCACGATTCCCAGTGACAAGAATCAGGTAAATGCCATGATTCAGCTGCTGGTCAGATTCAACTGGACGTGGATCGCTTTGCTCGGCAGCAACAACGATTACGGCCAGCAAGGCATGCAGAGTCTGCAGGAGGAGGCGGCAAACTACGGCATCTGCATCGCCTACCAGGCGGTGATCCCCACCTGCACGGACGCCACGCGCCCGCAGATACAGCAGATGGTCAGTAAGATTGTACAGACGCAGGTCAACACCATCGTGGTCTTCTCCAGCAAGACGATAGCCAGTTTCTTCTTCATGGAAGTGATTGAGCAGAAAGTCACAGGAAAAGTGTGGATCGGGACGGAGGATTGGTCAGTGGCGACGCGGATATCTAGCATCCCCGGCATCAGTACCATTGGCAGCGTGATCGGAATATCTCTCCAATCTGTCAAGATGCCAGGTTTTAAGGAGTTTGAGGACTTCTCCATGGCAACATCCAATCAATATGACAAAGACTATACGGCTACGGGATGCTCAGGGCTCAGTGATGTGCCCTGTGTACAGAACACCATCCTCAGCAAGTTTGCGTCTATAGATCTCTCTCAGGACGTGTATGACATCAGTTCTTCCTTCAATGTCTACAAGGCCGTCTATGCCTTGGCACACGCCTTGCACCTTCTGCTTGACTGTGATTCCGGAAAATGCCAGAAGGTGCAGGCTAAACCCTGGCAG CTCTTGCAGAAGTTAAAGCAGGTCAGATTTCTCGTTGACAATACGACGATGTACTTCGATGAGAATGGAGACCCGCCTACTGGTTACGACATTGTCACATGGGACTGGACTGAGGGCAAATGGTCTGTAAAGATTGTGGGAGAATACAGTCCAGGCCCCCCAAATCTGACGGTCAATATCAGCCAAATCTACTGGAACACAAATGACCGCAGCAAG GTACCCAAGTCAATCTGTTCCCCAGAGtgccgcctgggttacatgaaGATACTGAGCGGGCAGCATAGCTGCTGCTTTGACTGCCAGCCCTGCCCAGAAGCCACTTTTCTTAATAAGAGCG ATCCAACAACCTGCCAGCCTTGTGCTCTTGACGAATGGGCCCCACCTGAGAGTGCAGAATGTCTCAGTAGAACCATCATCCTCCTCCATTGGAAGGATCCTTTATCCCTGTCGCTGCTGTTGCTCCTGGGTCTAACCATCCTCATGACCTTGGGCACAATTGTGACCTTCCTGCTGCACCTGGACACCCCCGTGGTGAGGTCCGCTGGAGGGAGGACCTGCCTCGCAATGCTGCTGTCCCTTCTGGGGGCTGCTGGGAGCTCACTCTGCCACTTCGGCCACCCCAGTCACGTGTCCTGCCTGTTCAAGCAGTCCCTCTTCAACCTCAGCATCACCGTCTGCCTCTCCTGCATCGCCGTTCGTTCCTTCCAGGTTCTCTGCATCTTCAAGCTGTCCTCCAAGCTGCCGCGGGCATACGACACCTGGTCCCGTAACGGCGGCCCACAGGCCACCATTCTGCTCATCTCTGTGGCAGAGCTCTTCATCTTCCTGCTGCACATGTTCCTGGACACCCCTAAGCCCAGCCGCGATTATGACTTCTACCCTGACAGCGTCATTCTGGAATGCAGCAACCTGCTGTCCGCTTGGTCCAGCGCGGGGGTGAGCTTCATGGTCGTCCTCTGCATCCTCTGCTTCTGCTTCAGCTACATGGGCAAGGAGCTGCCGGCCAACTACAGCGAAGCCAAGTGCATCACCTTCAGCCTGATGATCTACATCCTCTCCTGGATCTGCGTCTTCACCATGTATTCCGTCGACAGGAGTGAATATTTCATGGCTTTGCACGTCATGGCCATCCAGGCCAGCGTACTGGGTATTCTCAGTGGCTATTTCTTACCCAAGGTATACATAATCCTGCTGAAACCCCAGATGAACACCACAGCCCATTTCCAAAATTGCATTCAAATGTACACCATGTCCAAAGAATAA